The following nucleotide sequence is from Drosophila simulans strain w501 chromosome 3L, Prin_Dsim_3.1, whole genome shotgun sequence.
TTGAAGGCGCGTCGAGGCCTCTACCTTTCTCCTACATTCAATGAACTTCAGACACAATCCAAACGATGACGAAACGAGGTGAGCACCTGGCATTCAGTCTGCACTTGATAGTGCCTAATCAGTCCAAAGCTCTGTGAACCCCATTTGGCCTGGGGAGCCTAAAACTATGCAGCAGCATCTCCTGCAGCAGTGTTCTTTTGTATTCTTTGAGATGGAGCCCAGCGATGTACCCGTTCCGCTGATAAAGTTGTTTTGCTCctcaatgaaatatttaaatcagcCTACCTTAATTATATTGCTATCTTTAAGTGTTTCAAGCTAAACGGCTGATAAGCAGGCGACAAGTGGGTGTTCGGCTTTGCATAAATAGCCAAGTCAGAAGGCCTGGCAAGCCAAACAGTTTTGTTTAACCCAATCAACATGAAGGCTTTCTTTGCTCTGGTGCTTCTGGCCATTGCCGCTTCTGCCATGGCAGGTCGCACCCTCGATCGGTGCTCCTTGGCCCGTGAGATGGCCAATCTGGGTGTTCCCCGCGACCAGCTGGACAAGTGGACCTGCATTGCCCAGCACGAGAGTGACTACCGCACTTGGGTGGTGGGACCTGCCAACTCCGACGGCTCCAACGACTACGGAATCTTCCAGATCAACGATCTGTACTGGTGCCAGGCCGACGGACGCTTCTCCTACAACGAGTGCGGCTTGAGCTGCAATGCCCTCTTGACCGACGACATCACCAACTCCGTCCGTTGTGCCCAGAAGGTCCTCAGCCAGCAGGGATGGTCCGCCTGGGCCGTCTGGCACTACTGCAGCGGATGGTTGCCGTCCATCGATGAGTGCTTCTAAACTGACTTTGATCCCAAATAAAATGACTGCATATATACTCGAACTAAACCATCTCAGATCTTATTACGATTAAGTCCAGTTTAAGATAGTCAAATAGAAAGTACTTGGATTTGGGGAAACTTCATGAAATAGGGACCAAAGCCAAATTGGTA
It contains:
- the LOC6739595 gene encoding lysozyme S, translated to MKAFFALVLLAIAASAMAGRTLDRCSLAREMANLGVPRDQLDKWTCIAQHESDYRTWVVGPANSDGSNDYGIFQINDLYWCQADGRFSYNECGLSCNALLTDDITNSVRCAQKVLSQQGWSAWAVWHYCSGWLPSIDECF